A genomic region of Methanobacterium sp. SMA-27 contains the following coding sequences:
- a CDS encoding 30S ribosomal protein S27e, giving the protein MANYRSNKSNFLRVKCVDCGNQQVVFDHAASNVQCIICGKTLVKPKGGKSEITAQIVEVLD; this is encoded by the coding sequence ATGGCAAATTACAGAAGTAACAAAAGTAACTTTCTAAGGGTTAAATGTGTTGACTGTGGTAACCAGCAGGTAGTTTTTGACCATGCTGCATCCAATGTACAATGCATAATATGTGGAAAAACCCTAGTTAAACCAAAAGGCGGAAAATCTGAAATAACAGCTCAGATTGTTGAAGTCTTAGATTAA
- a CDS encoding translation initiation factor IF-2 subunit alpha, whose product MVRMRKEWPDEGDLVVGTVHKVLNYGAFGSLEEYDGKEVFIHISEVSSGWVKNIRDYVRENQKIVARVLRVNPKKGHVDVSLKRIREDQRTRKIQQWKIEQKAEKLLEFSAKILEKDLDAGYEEVGYGIMEEFGDLYGAFEIAAEEGAKTLIDRGMDEEWANAITEVAKKNISPPEVNITGYVDLKSYSPNGVDVIKKALGAINGEEISVQCVGAPRYRLMVKSSDYITAETLLKEAADKAIEVVLEEGGEGTFQRELE is encoded by the coding sequence ATGGTAAGAATGAGAAAAGAATGGCCAGATGAAGGTGATCTGGTAGTGGGAACTGTTCACAAAGTTTTGAACTACGGTGCATTCGGAAGTCTCGAGGAATATGATGGTAAAGAAGTTTTTATACACATATCCGAGGTCTCTTCTGGTTGGGTTAAAAACATAAGGGATTATGTTAGGGAAAATCAGAAAATCGTTGCTAGAGTTCTACGTGTTAACCCCAAAAAAGGACATGTTGATGTTTCACTTAAGAGAATAAGGGAAGATCAGCGTACAAGGAAAATCCAACAGTGGAAGATCGAGCAGAAAGCTGAAAAACTGCTAGAATTCTCTGCAAAAATTCTTGAAAAGGATCTTGATGCAGGTTATGAAGAAGTCGGCTATGGGATCATGGAAGAATTCGGAGATCTCTATGGTGCATTTGAAATCGCTGCAGAAGAAGGTGCAAAAACACTCATAGATCGTGGTATGGATGAAGAGTGGGCTAATGCAATAACTGAGGTAGCTAAAAAGAATATATCTCCTCCTGAAGTTAATATAACAGGATATGTTGATTTAAAATCATACTCTCCTAACGGTGTGGATGTTATTAAGAAGGCACTTGGAGCAATAAATGGTGAAGAGATTTCTGTTCAGTGTGTTGGTGCTCCAAGGTATAGATTAATGGTTAAATCATCAGATTATATAACTGCAGAAACCCTCCTTAAGGAAGCAGCAGACAAAGCAATTGAAGTTGTTTTGGAGGAGGGAGGCGAAGGTACCTTCCAACGTGAACTCGAATGA
- a CDS encoding proteasome assembly chaperone family protein, producing MKETFIKTIENVDLNEPIFIEALPGIGHVGKLVAEHMIHELNAVKFAELYSPAFPPQVFVDENGIIEPMKNEFYYLKSHGEDNRDYIILVGNTQGLSPEGQYEICSAIIDFVGKHGVKQIYTLGGLGTGQPVDKPKVFGAATTVELAEMLKGHDVTLRTADGGIIGASGLILGLGMSNDMMGVCLMGETPGYFIDAEASKAVLTILQKILKVELDIAKLEERAEETRKMISKAQQMEKEMSDRMNIIQGEEDLRYIG from the coding sequence ATGAAGGAAACTTTTATTAAAACCATAGAAAATGTAGATCTTAATGAACCCATATTCATAGAGGCTCTTCCAGGTATAGGTCATGTTGGAAAACTGGTTGCAGAGCACATGATCCACGAGTTAAATGCAGTAAAATTTGCTGAACTTTACTCACCTGCCTTTCCACCACAAGTTTTTGTGGATGAAAACGGAATTATTGAACCTATGAAAAATGAATTTTACTATCTTAAATCTCATGGTGAAGATAATAGAGATTACATAATTCTTGTTGGGAATACTCAGGGATTAAGTCCAGAAGGTCAGTACGAGATTTGTAGTGCAATCATTGACTTTGTAGGAAAACATGGTGTCAAACAGATATACACACTTGGAGGTCTTGGAACAGGACAGCCAGTAGATAAACCAAAAGTTTTTGGCGCTGCAACCACAGTGGAGCTTGCTGAGATGCTAAAAGGTCACGATGTCACCTTAAGAACTGCAGACGGGGGAATTATCGGTGCTTCTGGTCTTATATTGGGTTTAGGTATGTCAAATGATATGATGGGTGTATGTTTAATGGGTGAAACACCTGGTTACTTCATTGATGCAGAAGCATCAAAGGCAGTACTTACCATTCTTCAAAAAATACTCAAAGTTGAACTTGATATTGCAAAACTTGAGGAAAGAGCTGAAGAAACCCGTAAAATGATATCCAAAGCTCAACAGATGGAAAAAGAAATGAGCGACCGCATGAACATTATCCAAGGCGAAGAAGATCTTCGTTATATAGGATAA
- a CDS encoding 50S ribosomal protein L44e, with amino-acid sequence MKIPKERRTYCPSCKKHTIHEVLEAKRRKASELKWGQRQFRRVTSGYRGYPRPLPSRNKPIKKLDLRYKCKECGKSHIKRSSFRAGKVEFVM; translated from the coding sequence ATGAAGATTCCTAAAGAAAGGAGAACTTACTGTCCAAGTTGTAAAAAACACACAATTCACGAAGTATTAGAAGCAAAAAGAAGAAAAGCAAGTGAGCTCAAATGGGGTCAGAGGCAGTTTAGAAGGGTTACAAGCGGATACAGAGGTTACCCAAGGCCACTTCCATCAAGGAACAAGCCAATTAAAAAACTGGACCTTAGATATAAATGTAAGGAATGTGGAAAGTCCCACATCAAGAGATCATCATTCAGAGCAGGTAAAGTAGAATTCGTAATGTAG
- a CDS encoding RNA-protein complex protein Nop10, protein MKLKMKKCKSCGEYTLNDNCPCKGEVGVIYPPKYSPEDKYGKYRRILKKQLLKSEKELVG, encoded by the coding sequence ATGAAGCTTAAAATGAAAAAGTGTAAGTCTTGTGGAGAATACACTCTTAATGACAATTGCCCCTGCAAGGGGGAGGTAGGGGTCATCTACCCTCCAAAATACTCTCCTGAAGATAAATACGGTAAATATAGACGTATTCTTAAAAAACAGCTCTTGAAGAGCGAAAAGGAGTTGGTTGGATGA
- a CDS encoding transcription factor S, with protein MEFCPKCGTVMFPKGDCFECKNCEYTTKITKESVKEYEISEKVSTNDSIIVTSDDIQTLPTTTVKCPKCDNKEASWWLIQTRGADESETRFFRCTKCSCTWREYD; from the coding sequence ATGGAATTTTGTCCTAAATGCGGTACAGTCATGTTTCCTAAAGGTGACTGTTTCGAATGTAAAAACTGTGAATACACAACAAAGATAACAAAAGAATCTGTAAAGGAATACGAAATTTCTGAAAAGGTATCAACAAATGATAGCATAATTGTTACAAGTGATGATATCCAAACACTACCCACAACCACTGTTAAATGTCCTAAATGTGATAATAAGGAAGCATCTTGGTGGCTTATCCAAACTCGTGGTGCAGATGAATCTGAAACAAGGTTTTTCAGATGTACCAAGTGTTCTTGCACATGGCGTGAGTATGACTAA
- the pcn gene encoding proliferating cell nuclear antigen (pcna), giving the protein MFKAVLSDSNVLKTSFEAISSIVDEVQMKADSEGLRLDALDRSHITFVHLELKAALFDIYSCDEPLKINVDTEELMKVLKRAKSDDVVELTVDEGNLILTFEDEARRTFKIRLIDIEYEAPSPPDLDYPSVFEIPFSLLKNSIQDIGIVSDKIALMVDEDKFIASAEGEFGDAKIEYLHGEKISENAKSVFSLEKIKEMLKADKFSDTAVLSLGNDMPLNLSMKMVSEDGELSFLLAPRIESEE; this is encoded by the coding sequence ATGTTCAAAGCGGTTTTAAGTGATTCAAATGTATTAAAAACAAGTTTCGAAGCTATTTCTTCAATTGTGGACGAAGTTCAAATGAAAGCAGACAGCGAAGGATTAAGGCTTGATGCATTAGACAGATCCCACATCACATTCGTGCATTTAGAGCTCAAAGCAGCGCTCTTCGATATATATTCCTGTGACGAACCATTGAAGATCAACGTAGATACTGAAGAACTAATGAAAGTTCTTAAGAGGGCAAAAAGTGATGATGTAGTTGAACTTACAGTTGATGAAGGTAATTTGATTCTTACATTTGAGGATGAAGCAAGACGTACCTTCAAGATTAGACTTATTGATATTGAATATGAGGCTCCAAGCCCTCCAGATCTAGATTATCCAAGTGTATTTGAAATTCCATTTTCCCTACTTAAAAATTCGATTCAGGATATAGGTATAGTTTCTGATAAGATTGCTTTAATGGTGGATGAGGACAAGTTTATTGCATCTGCTGAGGGAGAATTTGGGGATGCAAAGATAGAATATCTACACGGTGAGAAAATATCTGAAAATGCAAAGTCAGTTTTCTCTCTTGAGAAAATAAAAGAGATGTTAAAAGCAGATAAATTTTCTGATACGGCAGTTTTAAGTCTTGGAAATGATATGCCTCTTAATTTGTCCATGAAAATGGTTTCAGAAGATGGTGAACTAAGTTTCCTTTTAGCTCCAAGGATAGAAAGTGAGGAATAG
- a CDS encoding DUF308 domain-containing protein encodes MVEDLDKDTEEKLENSKDNVGEKGNDKSPESKGSSISGIISKIKKFTIADDLNPEITTNKKTEDKDSKNSFKVYSNNSNKKDITSQKNVKSEDHDFNITDILSGHDSIDSLKNKKDKIIKAAAILIGGFLIVYGLVIISTSVTKVADNVIFGEGATLSAFLILVGILIIVAAFAQSILNKTFLNKIHTELEVAEGRSESDDGSKKVKDENGNKIDKDNKDNIVEENKR; translated from the coding sequence TTGGTGGAGGATTTGGATAAGGACACTGAGGAAAAATTGGAAAATTCAAAAGATAATGTGGGAGAGAAGGGTAATGATAAATCCCCTGAATCTAAAGGTTCTTCTATTTCGGGAATCATTTCTAAAATCAAGAAATTCACTATTGCAGATGATCTAAACCCTGAAATAACAACTAACAAAAAAACAGAGGATAAAGATTCTAAAAACTCCTTTAAAGTGTATTCAAACAATTCTAATAAAAAGGATATAACTTCTCAAAAGAACGTTAAAAGTGAAGATCATGATTTCAATATCACAGATATCTTGAGTGGTCATGATTCTATTGATTCACTGAAAAATAAAAAGGACAAAATAATTAAAGCCGCTGCAATATTAATTGGTGGATTTTTAATTGTTTATGGGTTGGTTATTATTTCCACATCAGTTACTAAGGTTGCTGATAATGTAATATTTGGAGAAGGAGCTACTCTATCGGCCTTTCTAATATTAGTGGGTATTTTGATAATTGTGGCTGCATTTGCTCAGAGTATTTTGAATAAAACTTTCCTCAACAAAATACATACAGAACTTGAAGTTGCAGAGGGAAGGTCTGAATCAGATGATGGTTCCAAGAAAGTTAAAGATGAAAATGGTAATAAGATAGATAAGGATAATAAGGATAATATAGTTGAAGAAAATAAAAGGTAA